A single window of Nicotiana tomentosiformis chromosome 1, ASM39032v3, whole genome shotgun sequence DNA harbors:
- the LOC138910286 gene encoding uncharacterized protein — protein sequence MEKVKIIKEQLNTAQSIQKSYSDVLRRDIESKEYYWVFLKVCPMNGIMRFGRKGKLSPRYVGPYKIIQRVGEVSYKLEQAPEMSLVHPVFHVSMLKKVVGDPSAIVHVETIEVNEELSYEEILVSIIDRQV from the coding sequence atggaaaaagttaaaatcatcaagGAGCAGTTGAATACTGCTCAGAGTattcagaaatcctattcggatgttcttCGCAGAGATATAGAGTCCAAAGAATATtactgggtattcttgaaggtttgcCCCATGAATGGTATCATGCGGTTTGGaaggaaagggaaattgagtccgaggtatgtcgggccatacaaaatcattcagagggtTGGTGAGGTATCATACAAGCTTGAGCAagcacctgagatgtcattagtgcacccggtattccatgtgtctatgttgaagaaggtagttggagatccgtcagctattgtgcaTGTTGAGACCATTGAagttaatgaagaactgtcatatgaagaaattctagtttcaattattgatcggcaagtttga